The genome window GACCGAAGACAAGGCTGAGCTGGGGAATCACCCTTCCCTTCGATGAAGATTACGTGACATACGTCTGGTTCGATGCCCTCATCAATTATATCACGGGATTGGGCTGGCCGGATGGGGAAAGGTTCAGGATATTCTGGCCTCATGCCCAGCACCTGATCGCGAAGGATATACTGAAACCCCACGGCATCTACTGGCCTGTTATGCTTAAGGCAGCGGGCATCGAACCTTACCGCCATCTTAATGTGCATGGCTACTGGAATATCGGCCAAGGCAAGATGTCCAAAAGCCTGGGCGATGTGGTACACCCCTTGGCATTGAAGGATAGATACGGGCTGGAGCCTTTTCGCTATTTTCTCATGAGGGAAATGGTCTTTGGCCTTGATGCAAGCTTTAATGAGGAGAGCTTTGTTAAAAGGATCAACGCCGATCTGGCCAATGACCTTGGTAACCTGGTGAGCAGGATCATGGCCATGGCCATAAAATACTGTGGCGGGAAGATACCTGATGTCCCTATCCCTTCCGGGGAAGACAGGCCGCTCTTTGCGGCGGCAGGGAAAGCTGTAGCCGAGGCAGAAAACTTTTTTGCGGAGATCTCCCTGCACAGGGCATTGATTGCCACCTGGGAATTCATCAATCTGGTAAACAGGTACATTGTGGAAAGAGAGCCCTGGACGATGGCGAAAGACCCCTCCCAGAGGGACAGGCTGGAGATGGTCATCTATAACCTGTTAGAGTCCCTCCGTATCATTGCCGTTCTTATTTTGCCGTTTATGCCGGATTCAGCAAAGAAGATAATGGAGCAAATCGGAATTGAGGACATCAAGACCCAGGATTTCAAAAGTATCCGTAGCTGGGGTGGCCTCCCGGCCGGGAATGCTCTGAAACGTGCCGATGCCCTTTTCCCCCGCATTGAATATAAAGAGGAAGAGCCTGATGTTAAACAGGGGGGAGTCAGTTAGTCGAAAATCTCTTCAGAATATTTACTGGCGGAAGTGCATGGGAATCGAACCCACCTGGGACGGTTTTAGCGCCCCACACTGGATTTGAAGTCCAGGAGGCCCACCAGTGACCTTGGCACTTCCACGCAGGATGTAAAGAACTTTTTGCAAATGGTTATAGGGTAAGCGTTCAGCTATCAGCCTTCAGTTTTCAGCGAAAACAAAAAAATACGAGGGGTTACTGATCGCTGAGGGCTGAACGCTTGCATTATAGGTATCCAGGCTGAGCTGTCTGTTCGAGAGAAGTATCAATCAACTGCACTGTCACCTCATCACCCTTTCTGGCCGATGCTATATCCTCAGGCAGGATGATGAGTCCATTCGCCCTGACCATAGACTTCAGGATGCCAGAACCCTGTTCACCTGTGGTGCTGACGGTATATCTTCCCCCTTCGTATTTGACCCTGGCCCTGATAAAGTGTTTCACCCCTTTGCTTTTTGTGATATCTTCGTGAAGACAGGCCTTGATCGTCTTGCGAAACAGGTTTTTATGGCCCATCATCTTGAGTATAGAGGGCCTGACAAACTGTTCAAAGGAGATCATTGACGATACCGGGTTGCCGGGTAATCCAAAAACCGGAATCCCCTCCATGGCGCCAAAGGCAAGGGGTCTCCCCGGTCTCATTGCCACACGCCAGAATTCCATGGCGTTTCCCACTTCCTTCATGATATCTTTCACGAGATCGTAATCTCCCACCGAGACCCCGCCGGATGAAATGATGATATCTGCCCGGAGGGCAGCCCGGAACTTGGCGACCAAGTCTTCCCTCGTATCTTTTGCTATCCCGATATGCAGTGGGATGCCACCGCAGTCCATCACCTGGGCGGTAAGGGAATAGCTGTTGCTGCTGATGATTTTCCATGGCGATGGTA of Syntrophales bacterium contains these proteins:
- a CDS encoding molybdopterin molybdotransferase MoeA yields the protein MITVEDALNRILKNIAPLGLEKVSLLDALGRVIGEDIYAIRNIPPKDNSAMDGYALRWKDTLGATRKNPVTLDVIEDIPAGYIPRKSVEPGTASRIMTGAPVPEGADAVIRMEDTERDGQRVKVYVQTEQGQDIRYAGEDVKEGELVISRGEIVRPAEVGMLAALGRSFIYVYQRPLVAILSTGDELVDIDEIPSPWKIISSNSYSLTAQVMDCGGIPLHIGIAKDTREDLVAKFRAALRADIIISSGGVSVGDYDLVKDIMKEVGNAMEFWRVAMRPGRPLAFGAMEGIPVFGLPGNPVSSMISFEQFVRPSILKMMGHKNLFRKTIKACLHEDITKSKGVKHFIRARVKYEGGRYTVSTTGEQGSGILKSMVRANGLIILPEDIASARKGDEVTVQLIDTSLEQTAQPGYL
- the metG gene encoding methionine--tRNA ligase yields the protein MEKVFFITTPIYYVNASPHIGHAYTTIAADVLTRYYRLSGYRTFFLTGTDEHGDKVAQAARKANETPKTFADRISNQFRNLWSELGISNDYFIRTTDANHVETVRLILQKVYDAGDIYFGEYEGHYCVGCERFYMEKELVDGQCPDHQTVPEYRRESNYFFRMGKYQDWLVQHIKDHPDFIRPERYRNEVLAFLRESLEDLCISRPKTRLSWGITLPFDEDYVTYVWFDALINYITGLGWPDGERFRIFWPHAQHLIAKDILKPHGIYWPVMLKAAGIEPYRHLNVHGYWNIGQGKMSKSLGDVVHPLALKDRYGLEPFRYFLMREMVFGLDASFNEESFVKRINADLANDLGNLVSRIMAMAIKYCGGKIPDVPIPSGEDRPLFAAAGKAVAEAENFFAEISLHRALIATWEFINLVNRYIVEREPWTMAKDPSQRDRLEMVIYNLLESLRIIAVLILPFMPDSAKKIMEQIGIEDIKTQDFKSIRSWGGLPAGNALKRADALFPRIEYKEEEPDVKQGGVS